GCCAGACGGATATCGGACGATCACGCCGATGCTCTCGATTCGCGACGCCGCCCGGGCCATCGACTTCTACAAGCGGGCCTTGGACGCCCAGGAGCGGTTCCGCATGCCGGGCCCCGACGGCAAGGTGGCTCACGCCGAGCTGCAAATCGGGGACTCGGTGATCATGCTGGGCGAGGAGGACCCGTCCCGCGGCTGCACCTCGCCGGCGAGCCTGAAGGGCACGCCGGTCACCTTCTACCTCTACCTGCCCGACGTCGACGCCGCCTTCAAGCGCGCCACCGGGGCCGGCGCCACGGTGCGCATGCCCGTGTCCAACATGTTCTGGGGCGACCGCTATGGCGAGGTCGAGGATCCCTTCGGCTTCCGATGGGGGTTGGCCACCCACGTGGAGGACCTCACGCCGGAGGAGATCGCCAGGCGGGGTCAAGCTGCCATGGCCGAGATGGCCAGGGGCAAGAAGTAGGCCGTGCGCGACATCCACGTCAGCGCCATCACCGATGCGGTGAAGAAGCTCTGCATGGAGGCCAACTGGGACCTCGAGCCGGACGTCCTGCGGGCCTTCGACCGCGCGCTCAGTACCGAGCGCTCCCCGGCCGGCCGCCAGGTGCTGCAGATCCTCAAGGACAACGCCACGATGGCGAAGACGCGGCGGATCCCCTATTGCCAGGATACGGGGTTCGTCGTGTGCTTCGTGGAGCTGGGGCAGGACGTCCACGTGACGGGCGGCGGCCTGATCGACGCCATCAACGAGGGCGTCCGCCGCGGCTACGGCGAGGGCTATCTCAGAGCCTCCATCGTGCGCTCGCCCTTCGACCGGGTGAACACCGGCGACAACACGCCGGCCGTCATCCACGTCGACGTGGTGCCCGGCGCCACCCTGAAGCTGATGGTGATGGCCAAGGGCGGGGGGTGCGAGAACCGCTCCAAGTATCGGATGCTGACGCCGGCCGAAGGCCTCGAGGGCGTCAAGGAGTGGGTCCTCGAGTGCGTGCGCACCGCAGGCCCCGATGCCTGTCCGCCGCTGATCCTGGGGGTGGGCGTCGGGGGCACCTTCGAGAAGGCGGCGTTGCTGTCCAAGCAGGCGCTGTTCCGGGAGCTGGGCTCGCCCAATCCCGACCCGTTCCTCGATGGGCTCGAAAGGGAGCTGCTCGACCGGGCGAACCGGCTGGGGATCGGGCCCCAGGGGTACGGTGGAGACACCACCGCGCTGGGGATCCACCTGCTGACCTATCCCTGCCACATCACCTCGCTCCCCGTCGCAGTGACCATCGAGTGCCACGCGCACCGGCACAAGGAAGCCACGCTGTGAGGGCGCAGCCCGGAGATCGGGACTCAGATCGGGTGAATGACGAGCCGCTCGGGTGGTTCCGGCGGGGCATGGGCGTGGCGAAGCCCGGGTGCCCATGCCCTGTCCAATGATCACGGCGGCCGGGGACGGGATCAAGGAGGTGGCGACGCCGCTGAGCGACGCCGACGTGGAGTCGCTGAAGGCGGGGGATCGAGTGCGGATCACCGGCGTGATCTACACCGCGCGCGACGCCGCCCACGGCCGGCTCTGGCCCCTCATGGAGAAGGGCGAGCGACTGCCCATCGACGTGAAGGGACAGATCATCTACTACACGGGGCCGTCGCCGGCCCGTCCGGGCGACGTGGTCGGCGCCATCGGGCCGACCACGGCCAGCCGGATGGACAAGTTCACACCCGGCCTGCTGCGCCTGGGCCTCAAGGGAACGATCGGCAAGGGCTACCGCTCGCCGGCCGTGAAGGAGGCCCTCAAGCAGTACAAGGCCGTGTACTTCGGAGCCATCGGCGGCGCCGGGGCCGTCCTGTCCCGTCACGTCAAGAAGCTCGAGATCGTGGCCTACGACGACCTCGGCACGGAAGCGCTCCGGCGTCTGGAGGTAGAAGGGTTCCCCGCCATCGTGGTCAACGACTGCCGGGGCGGGGACCTCTACGAGGACGGCCGGAAGGCCTACATCCGGGAGGGGGCATGAACGCTCGGGTCGTGAGCGCGGCGCGTCCGCCCATCGCGGCGCCGCATCTCAGAAAGGACGCCTGGTGGACGCTGCCCGCCACGGTGGTGGTCGTGCTGGGCGGGTTCATCGTCTACTCGACCTGGGCGGCGCTGCAGAACGCCCATTACTACGCGGCGCCGTACCTGTCGCCCTTCTACTCGCCGTGCCTGTACGCCTCCTGCCTGCACCCCACGTTCGGCGGGGGCCTCGGCGAGGTGGTCCTGCCCGTCATCGGCATCGTCTCCCCGGCGTTCCTGATCCTGTGGGGCCCCGGCCTGTTCCGGCTCACCTGTTACTACTACCGCAAGGCCTACTACCGCTCGTTCTGGCTGGCCCCCCCGGCCTGCGCGGTGCCCGACGTCAAGGGCTACACCGGCGAGACCCGCTTCCCGCTGTTCTTCCAGAATTTCCACCGCTACGCCTGGTACGTGGCCGTGCTCTTCGTCGTGGTGCTGACCTGGGACGCCCTGCTGGCCTTTCGCTTCCCCGCGCCGGGCGGCGGCCACCAGTTCGGGATCGGCGTGGGCACGCTGGTGATGTGGATCAACGTGATCCTGCTGGCCGGCTACACGTTCTCCTGCCACTCGTGCCGGCACGTGTGCGGGGGGGCCGTGAACGTCTTCTCGCAGGCCCCCGCGCGCTATCGCCTGTGGCGGTTCATCAGCCGGCTCAACGAGCGGCATCCCATGTACGCCTGGCTGTCCTTGTTCAGCGTGGCGCTGACCGACCTCTACATCCGGCTGGTCTCCATGGGGATCATCCGGGACCTGAGGCTCATCTGATGGCTGCCGACTACGAGACCTACGAGCACGACGTACTGGTGATCGGGGCCGGCGGCGCCGGGCTGCGCGCGGCCATCGAGGCCGCGGCCCAGGGCGTGTCGGTGGGGCTGGTCTGCAAGTCGCTGCTGGGCAAGGCCCACACGGTCATGGCCGAGGGGGGCATCGCGGCCGCGCTGGGCAACGTGTGGCCGGAGGACAACTGGCAGGTGCACTTCCGCGACACCATGCGCGGCGGCAAGATGCTCAACAACTGGCGCATGGCCCAGCTCCACGCCCAGGAAGCGCCGGAGCGGGTGCTGGAGCTCGAGCGCTGGGGCGCCCTGTTCGACCGCACCAAGGACGGCCTCATCCTGCAGCGCGACTTCGGCGGGCACCGCTACGCCCGGCTGGCCCACGTCGGCGACCGTACCGGCCTGGAGATGATCCGCACGCTGCAGTACCACGCCATCCACCAGGGCATCGATGTCTACATGGAGTGCAAGATCGAGCGGCTGCTGACCGACGGCGAGCGGGTGACGGGCGCCTTCGGCTACTGGCGGTCCTCGGGAAAGCTCGTGGCCTTCACGGCCAAGGCCATCGTGCTGGCCACCGGCGGCATCGGCAAAGCCTGGAAAATCACGTCCAACTCGTGGGAGTACACGGGCGACGGCCATTCGCTGGCCCTGTGGGCCGGGGCCGACCTGATCGACATGGAGTTCGTGCAGTTCCATCCCACGGGGATGGTGTGGCCGCCGTCGGTGCGAGGCATCCTGGTCACCGAGGGCGTGCGCGGCGACGGCGGGACGCTGCGCAACAAGTCCGGCGAGCGCTTCATGTTCCGCTACATCCCGGAGTTCTTCAAAGCGGAGACCGCGGACAACGAGGCCGAGGCCGACCGCTGGTACGCGGACAAGAAGAACAACCGCCGCACGCCGGACCTGCTGCCCCGCGACGAGGTGGCCCGGGCCATCAACAGCGAGGTGAAGGCGGGACGGGGCAGCCCGCACGGCGGCGTCTTGCTGGACATCCACAGCCGGCGGTCGGCCGACGACATCAAGAAGCGCCTGCCCAGCATGTATCACCAGTTCAAGGAGCTGGCCGGGGTCGACATCACCCGGGAGCCCATGGAGGTGGGACCCACCTGCCACTACATGATGGGCGGCGTGCGGGTGGACGCCGACACCACCCGGGCCACCGTGCCCGGCCTCTTCGCCGCCGGCGAGGCCGCGGGAGGCATGCACGGCTCCAACCGGCTGGGCGGCAACTCCCTGTCCGACCTCATCGTCTTCGGGCGGCGGGCCGGCCTGCACGCCGCGCTCTATGCCAAGAACCTGGGCGGACGGGTGACGGTGGAGGCCGGGCAGGTCGACGCGCTGGCCCGCGAGACCCTGGAGCCGTTCTCGCGCTCGGGCGACCAGAATCCCTACGCCATCCAGCACGAGCTGCAGGACACCATGCAGGACCTCGTCGGCATCATCCGCACCGAGAGCGAGCTGAAGGAGGCGCTCGAGCGGATCGAGGGCTTCAAGGCCCGGGCCGCCAAGGTGCGGGTGGACGGCGGCCGCACCTACAACCCGGCCTGGCACACCGCCCTCGACCTGCGCTCGCTGCTGACCGTCGCCGAGTGCGTGACGCTGGCCGCCCTGGAGCGCAAGGAAAGTCGGGGGGCCCACACCCGGGACGATCATCCCAAGACCGAGGCCCAGTGGGGCAAGGTCAACGTCGTCGTGCGGCAGAAGAACGGCACCATCCAGGTCACCCGCGAGCCGCTTCCCGAGATGCCGGCCGAGCTGGCGCGCCTGCTCCAGGAGACGAAGTGATGGCGACCTTCACGATGCGCGTGTTCCGCGGCGATGCCGGGGGCGGTGGTCTCAAGGATTATCGTGTCGAGGTCGACACGGGCATGGTCGTGCTCGACGTGATCCACCGCATCCAGGCCACCCAGGCTCCCGATCTGGCCTGCCGGTGGAACTGCAAGGCCGGCAAGTGCGGGTCGTGCAGCGCCGAGATCGATGGCCAGCCCCGCCTCATGTGCATGACCCGGATGGATGTATTCAGTCCCGAGCAGCCCGTCGCGGTCGTGCCCATCCGGACCTTTCCCCTGATCAAGGACCTCGTCTGCGACGTCTCGTACAACTACGAGAAGGCCCGGCAGGTCCCGCCGCTGCGGCTCCGGCCGCCCGACGCCGACGGCAAGTACCGGATGATGCAGGAGGACATCGATCGCATCCAGGAGTTCCACAAGTGCATCGAGTGCTTCCTGTGCCAGAACGTCTGTCACGTCATCCGGGACCACGAGGAGCTGAAGCGGCAGTTCGCCGGGCCCCGCTTCTTCATCAAAGTCGCCGGCCTGGACATGCATCCGCTCGACACGGTCGATCGCACGGAGTTCGTGCGGGCCAACGCCGGCATCGGGCTGTGCAACATCACCAAGTGCTGCACGGAAGTCTGCCCCGAGCACATCCACATCACCGACAACGGCATCATCCCGATGAAGGAGCGGATGGCCGACAACTTCGACCCCATCGTCTGGCTGCTGAGAAAGTTCCGGGGTCGGAAGAAACAGCCGGCGTGACGCGCGCCGCCTGGCGGGCGATGTCCACGAACCGGGACTCTTCGTTGCCGCTCCGGATTGCTACACTCCTTCCGACGTACCGGGGTACTCCTGGTCACGAGGAGGGGCGTGTGGGACTCACGATGCTGCAGCTGGAGGTCGGCAACCCGGCGAATCCGGATGTCACGATCGGAGTGGAGTTCCTGATCGACTCTGGGGCGACGTATTCAGTAGTGCCGACGCCGGTGCTCGAGCAGCTCGGCATACGCCCCTTGCAGGAGCAAGAGTTCCGTTTGGCCGACGGAACGGCCATCCGTCGCAACACCGGTGGGGCGCTCTTCAAATATGGTGACAGGATCGGACTCGCCAATGTCATCTTCGGCGAGCCCGGCGACAGCACCCTGCTCGGCGTCCTCACGCTCGAGGCGCTCGGTTACGCCCTCGACCCGCTGCGGCGGGAGCTCAGGCCATTGCCGATGCTCCTGGGGGTCGAGACGCTCGCTCGATGAAGGTCCACGAGTACCAGGCCAAGGCCCTCCTTCGCGAGTTCGGGGTGCCGGTGCCGAAGGGGGAGGTGGCCGACCGCCCCGCCGCCTGCCGGACGGCGGCCGAGCGCATCGGCGGGCGGGTCGTGATCAAGGCGCAGGTGCACGCCGGCGGCCGCGGCAAGGCCGGCGGCATCAAGCTGGCCGACACCCCGGCCCAGGCCGAGCAGGCCGGCAGCCAGATCCTCGGGATGCGCCTCCGGACCCCACAGACGCCGCTCGAGGGCATCCTGGTGCGCAAGGTCCTGGTCGAGGAGGCGTCCGCCGTCGAGCGCGAGCTCTACCTGTCGGTCACGCTGGACCGTGCCCGCTCCACTCACGTGGTCATGGCCTCCGAGGCGGGAGGGATGGAGATCGAGGAGGTGGCGGCCCGGAATCCCGAGAAGATCCTGCGCGAGTGGGCGCATCCGGCCCTGGGCCTGGCCGACTTCCAGGCCCGCCGCCTGGCCTTCGGGCTGGGGCTGGCCGGCGAGCGGTTCAAGCAGGCCACGGCCCTGATCAAGGCGCTCTTCGCCTTCTACCTGGCGAAGGACTGCTCGCTGGCCGAGATCAACCCGCTGGTGACGACCGGCGACGGCCGCGTGCTGGCCCTGGACGCCAAGCTCAACTTCGACGACAACGCGCTGTTCCGGCATCCCCAGATCGCCGCGCTGCGCGACACCGACGAGGAGGATCCGCTCGACGTCGAGGCCTCGAAGTTCGGTCTGAACTACATCAAGCTCGACGGCGACGTGGGCTGCATGGTGAACGGGGCCGGCCTGGCCATGGCCACCATGGACATCATCAAGCTGGCCGGGGGCGAGCCGGCCAACTTCCTGGACGTGGGCGGCGGCGCCTCCCCGGAGCAGATCGAGCATGCGTTCCGCATCCTGTCTTCGGACCGCCGGGTGAAGGCGGTGTTCATCAACGTCTTCGGCGGCATCCTGCGCTGCGACCGCCTGGCCGAAGGCGTCATCAACGCCGTCCGGAAGCTGGGCCTGCGCCTGCCCGTGGTGGTGCGCATGGAGGGCACGAACGTCGAACTGGGCAAGTGGATGCTCGCCGAGTCCGGCCTGAACTTCACCACCGCCGACGACATGGGCGACGGCGCGCGCAAGGTGGTCGCCCTGGCCCGGAGCGCCGCCGCGTGAGTATTCTCGTCGACAAGGACACGCGCGTCGTCGTCCAGGGAATCACCGGACGCGAGGGCGCCTTTCACGCCGCCCGCTGCCGCGAGTACGGCACGACAGTCGTGGGCGGCGTGACCCCCGGCAAGGGCGGCACCGTCCACGAGGGATTTCCGGTGTGGAACACGGTCGAGGAGGCCGTGCGCCAGGAGGGCGCGGACTGCGCCCTCATCTTCGTGCCGCCGGCGGCGGCGGCCGACGCGATCATGGAGGCCGCGGCGGCCGGCGTGCGCCTGGTCGTGTGCATCACCGAGGGCATCCCCATCGCGGACATGGTCAAGACCAAACACGCCATCGCCACCGGTGGCAGCCGGCTCATCGGGCCCAACTGCCCGGGGGTCATCACGCCGGGCCAGGCGAAGATCGGGATCATGCCGGGGCACATCCACCGGCCGGGCCCGGTGGGCGTCGTCTCGCGCAGCGGCACGCTGACCTACGAGGTGGTGGGCCAGCTCACCGCGCGGGGCATCGGCCAGTCGAGCTGTGTGGGGATCGGCGGCGATCCCGTGCAGGGGACGTCGTTCGTGGACGTGCTGCGGCTCTTCAACGAGGACGAGGACACGAAGGCCATCATGCTGATCGGCGAGATCGGGGGTACCGCGGAGGAGGAGGCCGCCGCCTTCATCAAGGACGCCGTGGCCAAGCCGGTGGTGGCCTTCATCTGCGGGCAGACGGCGCCGCCCGGACGCCGCATGGGCCACGCCGGGGCCATCGTCTCGGGCGGCAAGGGCACGGCGGCCGAGAAGATGCGGGCCCTGCAGGCGGCGGGCGCGACGCTGGTGCGGAGCCCGGCCGACATGGGCGACGCCGTGGCAAGAGTGCTGCGATCATGAGCGCCGAGCGGACGCTGGCCATCGTCAAGCCCGACGCCGTGGCCAAGGGCGCGATCGGGCAGATCATCGGACGCATCGAGCAGGCCGGCTTCAAGATCGTGGCCGCCAGGCTGGTCCACCTGAGCCGGGAGGACGCGGCGGGGTTCTACGCCGTCCACCGCGAGCGGGCGTTCTTCACGAGCCTGTGC
The DNA window shown above is from Candidatus Methylomirabilota bacterium and carries:
- a CDS encoding fumarate reductase/succinate dehydrogenase flavoprotein subunit → MAADYETYEHDVLVIGAGGAGLRAAIEAAAQGVSVGLVCKSLLGKAHTVMAEGGIAAALGNVWPEDNWQVHFRDTMRGGKMLNNWRMAQLHAQEAPERVLELERWGALFDRTKDGLILQRDFGGHRYARLAHVGDRTGLEMIRTLQYHAIHQGIDVYMECKIERLLTDGERVTGAFGYWRSSGKLVAFTAKAIVLATGGIGKAWKITSNSWEYTGDGHSLALWAGADLIDMEFVQFHPTGMVWPPSVRGILVTEGVRGDGGTLRNKSGERFMFRYIPEFFKAETADNEAEADRWYADKKNNRRTPDLLPRDEVARAINSEVKAGRGSPHGGVLLDIHSRRSADDIKKRLPSMYHQFKELAGVDITREPMEVGPTCHYMMGGVRVDADTTRATVPGLFAAGEAAGGMHGSNRLGGNSLSDLIVFGRRAGLHAALYAKNLGGRVTVEAGQVDALARETLEPFSRSGDQNPYAIQHELQDTMQDLVGIIRTESELKEALERIEGFKARAAKVRVDGGRTYNPAWHTALDLRSLLTVAECVTLAALERKESRGAHTRDDHPKTEAQWGKVNVVVRQKNGTIQVTREPLPEMPAELARLLQETK
- a CDS encoding aspartyl protease family protein, which gives rise to MGLTMLQLEVGNPANPDVTIGVEFLIDSGATYSVVPTPVLEQLGIRPLQEQEFRLADGTAIRRNTGGALFKYGDRIGLANVIFGEPGDSTLLGVLTLEALGYALDPLRRELRPLPMLLGVETLAR
- a CDS encoding fumarate hydratase yields the protein MRDIHVSAITDAVKKLCMEANWDLEPDVLRAFDRALSTERSPAGRQVLQILKDNATMAKTRRIPYCQDTGFVVCFVELGQDVHVTGGGLIDAINEGVRRGYGEGYLRASIVRSPFDRVNTGDNTPAVIHVDVVPGATLKLMVMAKGGGCENRSKYRMLTPAEGLEGVKEWVLECVRTAGPDACPPLILGVGVGGTFEKAALLSKQALFRELGSPNPDPFLDGLERELLDRANRLGIGPQGYGGDTTALGIHLLTYPCHITSLPVAVTIECHAHRHKEATL
- the sucC gene encoding ADP-forming succinate--CoA ligase subunit beta produces the protein MKVHEYQAKALLREFGVPVPKGEVADRPAACRTAAERIGGRVVIKAQVHAGGRGKAGGIKLADTPAQAEQAGSQILGMRLRTPQTPLEGILVRKVLVEEASAVERELYLSVTLDRARSTHVVMASEAGGMEIEEVAARNPEKILREWAHPALGLADFQARRLAFGLGLAGERFKQATALIKALFAFYLAKDCSLAEINPLVTTGDGRVLALDAKLNFDDNALFRHPQIAALRDTDEEDPLDVEASKFGLNYIKLDGDVGCMVNGAGLAMATMDIIKLAGGEPANFLDVGGGASPEQIEHAFRILSSDRRVKAVFINVFGGILRCDRLAEGVINAVRKLGLRLPVVVRMEGTNVELGKWMLAESGLNFTTADDMGDGARKVVALARSAAA
- a CDS encoding succinate dehydrogenase/fumarate reductase iron-sulfur subunit, whose protein sequence is MATFTMRVFRGDAGGGGLKDYRVEVDTGMVVLDVIHRIQATQAPDLACRWNCKAGKCGSCSAEIDGQPRLMCMTRMDVFSPEQPVAVVPIRTFPLIKDLVCDVSYNYEKARQVPPLRLRPPDADGKYRMMQEDIDRIQEFHKCIECFLCQNVCHVIRDHEELKRQFAGPRFFIKVAGLDMHPLDTVDRTEFVRANAGIGLCNITKCCTEVCPEHIHITDNGIIPMKERMADNFDPIVWLLRKFRGRKKQPA
- a CDS encoding Fe-S-containing hydro-lyase yields the protein MPCPMITAAGDGIKEVATPLSDADVESLKAGDRVRITGVIYTARDAAHGRLWPLMEKGERLPIDVKGQIIYYTGPSPARPGDVVGAIGPTTASRMDKFTPGLLRLGLKGTIGKGYRSPAVKEALKQYKAVYFGAIGGAGAVLSRHVKKLEIVAYDDLGTEALRRLEVEGFPAIVVNDCRGGDLYEDGRKAYIREGA
- a CDS encoding VOC family protein, with protein sequence MAKPMPDGYRTITPMLSIRDAARAIDFYKRALDAQERFRMPGPDGKVAHAELQIGDSVIMLGEEDPSRGCTSPASLKGTPVTFYLYLPDVDAAFKRATGAGATVRMPVSNMFWGDRYGEVEDPFGFRWGLATHVEDLTPEEIARRGQAAMAEMARGKK
- the sucD gene encoding succinate--CoA ligase subunit alpha; this encodes MSILVDKDTRVVVQGITGREGAFHAARCREYGTTVVGGVTPGKGGTVHEGFPVWNTVEEAVRQEGADCALIFVPPAAAADAIMEAAAAGVRLVVCITEGIPIADMVKTKHAIATGGSRLIGPNCPGVITPGQAKIGIMPGHIHRPGPVGVVSRSGTLTYEVVGQLTARGIGQSSCVGIGGDPVQGTSFVDVLRLFNEDEDTKAIMLIGEIGGTAEEEAAAFIKDAVAKPVVAFICGQTAPPGRRMGHAGAIVSGGKGTAAEKMRALQAAGATLVRSPADMGDAVARVLRS